In Sulfuriferula plumbiphila, the genomic window ACGCCCCGGCTACCCTGCCGACGACATTCAACCACGCCGGCGTTGTGGATCTGCCCTATCTGGACCTGTTGCGTCGCCACGCCGCGGGCATCCTGCCCGGCGTGGTTCCCGCCCTGTCGCGCGTGCGTCGCTATGTGGGCGACCTGACTTGCGGCGGCAAGGGAGAAATCCTGGTGGCAACATGAAGTTGATTTTTCTACGCCACGGCGAATCCGAATACAACCTGCTCGGCCGCTGCAACGCCGACCCGGTCGTGGCGGTACCCCTGACACCGCTCGGCCGCCGCCAGGCCGAGGCGGCGGCCGGGCGGCTGCGTGACCTGCCGATTCGGCGAATGTACGTCTCGCGTTTGCAACGCGCCCAGGAAACAGCAGCCATCGTCAATGCGAGCCACGGTGCCCGTATCCACGTGGATACCCGCCTGGACGACCGCAATACTGGCTTCGAAGGCCTACAGGTAAAGGATTATCTGCGCGCCATGCGTGGCGCGCCCGACCCTTACGGCTGGAAGGCGCCGACGGGCGAGTCCTATCGGGAAATGGTGGCGCGGGCGCATGCCTTTCTGGAGGACCTTTCCCGGCTGGATGAACCAGCGGTACTGGTGGTGACGCATCACGAAGTGCTGCAGGCCGTGGCGGGACACTTCCAGGGTCTGAGTCTAACGCAGATGTGGCAGGTATGGGTTGGCAACGGCGAAATTCTGGAATTTGGATCGGGCTGAGGGATGTTCGTCTGCAATCGATTCCATTTCACATTGGAGCACCCGCTGGTGATGGGCATCGTCAATGTCACACCCGATTCCTTCTCCGATGGCGGCAGTTTCGCCGCCGCCGAACGGGCTATCGAACATGGCCTGCGCTTGCGAGAGGAGGGGGCGGACATTCTTGATGTCGGTGGCGAATCCACGCGTCCCGGAGCCACGCCAGTTGAGGTTCAGCTGGAACTGGACCGGGTACTGCCGGTGTTGGCCGGCCTGCTGGAGTGCGGGGCCGCCCTGTCGGTCGATACCATGAAACCCCAGGTCATGGCGGCCGTGTTGATGGCTGGTGCGGACATGATTAACGATGTGAATGCCTTGTCTGCCCCCGGCGCACTGGAGGCGGTAGCCGCCTCGGACTGCGGCGTCTGCCTGATGCACATGCAGGGCAGTCCCCGCACCATGCAGGCCGCACCCCAATACCACAACGTGGTGGCGGAGGTGCTGGACTATCTGCGTGCCCGCATCGTGGTGGCGGAGCACGCAGGCATAGTCCGGGAGCGCCTGGTAGTGGATCCTGGTTTCGGTTTCGGCAAGACCTCCGCCCATGATCTCTCCCTGTTCAGGCACCTGGATCATTTCGCTGAACTGGCTCCACTGCTTATAGGGGTATCGCGCAAGTCTCTGTTCGGCGTGCTCACGGAGCGGCCGCTACAGGAACGGCTGGTGGGCAGTGTCACCGCGGCCATGTTGGCGGCGATGAAAGGGGCGGCCATCCTGCGTGTCCACGACGTCGCGGCGACGGTGCACGCCTTAAAAGTCATGCACACACTCGCTGCTGAACAATAAGTTTCCCGCCATAACGTACGAGTATCGCAAAGCGTAACCGAATCCACCCTTTCCTGTTTAATGTTTAACCTGATGTTCGCTTCCCTAGCCCATGCGGCCGAGGTCGAGGTAGAAAACGCCTGGATCCGTGCCCCTGAGTATTGCTCTTTTTTCTCAAGGCCGCTCTTAATGATGATATGGCTTCTCTTGGTTTCCCTTGGCGCCGGCATTCTGATTGGCGCCGTTGGTATCGGAGGAATCCTTCTGATTCCCGCACTCAACGTTCTAGGGGGGCTAACAATCCACCAGGCAATGGCAACCGCCTTATTTACCTTTATTTTTACCGGTGCCATAGGCACCTTTTCGTTTCAGCGCCGCGGAAGTATCGACTGGAGCATTACTGCGCCGCTGTGCCTTGGCGCAGCAATTTTTGGATTTCTGGGCGCTTGGGCGAATGCGAAAATCGATGCGTACATACTTTCCCTAATCCTGTCGTCAATTATCATTTTTGCCGGCATTTACACTATTTCCACTCACAGCCTGGCAAGACCGGCCATTCTCCAAGGCCGGCCGGGGCTGCAGCAGGCCTTCTTGGTTGGCATAGGTGCCGTTGTGGGTTTCGGCTCAGGCCTGACTGGGGTGGGGGGTCCTGCTTTATCTGTTCCCATGATGATTTTGTTTGGGTTCTCCCCACTGACCACAATAGGCGCAAGCCAGGTAATTCAGATCCTCGCCGGAATCTCGGGAACGGCAGGGAATATGCAGTACGGCTCAATCAATTTCAATCTCGTAACCATCTTAACTATTTTCGAGGTCATAGGGGTCCAAATCGGCGTGCGGATCGTACACGCCGTGAACGCTCAATCTCTGCGCCGCTACGTAGGCGTACTGTGCATTCTTGTTGGCGCGGGACTCATGATGCGTGCATTAGGACTCTTTTAGAGTCAATCAGCGTTCAAACAAGAACGCCGGCGCCCAAGCAGTCTGTTGAAAAAACTGATTAGCAAGCCCTTCCCCCGCCGCCTCCCATCAAGGGGTCGGTGGGGTTAACAGCCTGGATCCTAAACCGCTCATCTGGACAGCCCAAGCCACTGACATCCTCGCAAAAGTCACTCGCGCTCAGACCAGGCTTCATTAAGAGATAATCCGTTTGACGCACTACACCAGAACACCAGGATTTTACGAAATTGTCTGGTAATAGAAATTCTGCTGGTGATTGACCTGCGCGAAAGAAGAACCGGCGTTCAGCGATCAATCCCATGTATTGCGCAATGAACACTGCGCACAGAAAGCTGGCCGAGGTGGTCCCCATCAACAATTTGTTTCGGGTACCCTATTCCCCTCATCTGCCTCGGCTTATCGGGCTGCCGTGCACAGTCGTTTTTGATGTGGCAAAGGTGATGCGCGCCCGCGGTGTGTCTTAAGACAGGAGACGCGCCGTGTCGAGGGGGAAATTCACCCTTCACAAATCTGATCGCTCTTTTGCACCGTTAGGTCGGCAATACCAGCTGAAGCCATGCTTCTCGAAGCCAAGCGATTCATAGAATTTATGCGCCCCTTCTCGTTTCAGATGGCTCGATAAGGCGAGCTTGTAACAGCCTCTTTTTTTACAGCACGCCATCGCGAACCGCATCATCTTTTTTCCGATTCCTTTTCCTTGCCAATCGTCGGAAACGACAACATCTTCGACAATTCCAAAAGGCTTGCCGCCGTGCGCCAGGCTATCGATTATGATCAACGCGAAAGTACCGGCAATTACTCCGGCAGATTCAGCAATATAGACACGATAATCAGGATATTCCCGGTAGAGCAAAAATCGCAGCCGCGCTTTATCCAATGAAAGTTTTTTTGCAGGTCCGAATTCGAGCAGCATATAAAGCTCAAGCAGCCGAGGCAGATCGGACAATACCGCTTCTCTAATGACGATTTTCATTCCGCTGGCAACGCCTCACCTTCCAAAACCGAATACCTCAGTCGCTGCCAAAAATGACAGTGTGGGTATACCTGGATTTAACAGAAACGTTCACATCGATCCGAATATGCGACCCTGGTTTTCGCCTGCCTTCCTCCTTGGAGCCAATCTCCCAAGAAACGTCTGAACAGGTCGGACTACCCCGTCATATTCGCAAAAAGTTCGATGACACAGCAGACTTGAAAGCCCGCCCCGGGCGCGGTTCCGCCGCCTCTTTAAATCTCAAGCTTAAGCACCCGTTTTGCATTCTGATAGAGCACCTGGTCCAGAACTTCCTCTCTGAAGCCCAGCTCCCTGTAGTCCTCCAGTGATTGCCCCATTGCACGGAAAGGATATGAACTGCCGAACATCAGCTGGTCCTTCATGAAACCGTTTGCGGCCTCGACATAAAGGTTTCCGCCCGGAAGGAAGATGTACATGTCGGGTACGAGGTAAACGTTCTCATAGCGGAAGGCGACCCCTATTATTTCATTCACATACGGATAAAATCCGTGGTAGCAAACGATCGACAGATTTGGGAATGCGCGTGCAATCCGGCCCACTGGGGCGGGGTCGGTCAGTTCGAGACTGGGGGATGTCGGCCCCGACATGATGCAAACAGGAACGCCCAGCTGGTCACAGGCGTCGTAGATCGGATACAGCAGCGGATCGTCGGCCTTCATGGGAGTGCTGGCAAACCCGGGTTCCAGATTAATGCCCTTCAGCCCCAGTGTCTTGATAGCCCGCTCTACTTCGGTAGCCGAACCATTAATGCCCACTGAGCCAATACCAACGAGCTCCTTGTGTCCTCCGGTTATTTCACTGATCTGATCGTTGGAATGTCTGATCCCTGGAGTGTCGCGGCCCACCACCACGGCTGCCGTTATACCGGTTTCACGGATCTCCTCCACAAATCCCGCAACGGTCTTCGACCGGGTAAAGTGCTCATCATCTTTTGAGCCCACCCGCCGGTTTAGCCATTTAACAACCTCATATTCCTTCGTACCAGGCGTTGCGCCATAAAAATCGTGCAGGAATGAAGGCCTGCTGCGCATA contains:
- a CDS encoding histidine phosphatase family protein gives rise to the protein MKLIFLRHGESEYNLLGRCNADPVVAVPLTPLGRRQAEAAAGRLRDLPIRRMYVSRLQRAQETAAIVNASHGARIHVDTRLDDRNTGFEGLQVKDYLRAMRGAPDPYGWKAPTGESYREMVARAHAFLEDLSRLDEPAVLVVTHHEVLQAVAGHFQGLSLTQMWQVWVGNGEILEFGSG
- the folP gene encoding dihydropteroate synthase, with protein sequence MFVCNRFHFTLEHPLVMGIVNVTPDSFSDGGSFAAAERAIEHGLRLREEGADILDVGGESTRPGATPVEVQLELDRVLPVLAGLLECGAALSVDTMKPQVMAAVLMAGADMINDVNALSAPGALEAVAASDCGVCLMHMQGSPRTMQAAPQYHNVVAEVLDYLRARIVVAEHAGIVRERLVVDPGFGFGKTSAHDLSLFRHLDHFAELAPLLIGVSRKSLFGVLTERPLQERLVGSVTAAMLAAMKGAAILRVHDVAATVHALKVMHTLAAEQ
- a CDS encoding sulfite exporter TauE/SafE family protein; translation: MMIWLLLVSLGAGILIGAVGIGGILLIPALNVLGGLTIHQAMATALFTFIFTGAIGTFSFQRRGSIDWSITAPLCLGAAIFGFLGAWANAKIDAYILSLILSSIIIFAGIYTISTHSLARPAILQGRPGLQQAFLVGIGAVVGFGSGLTGVGGPALSVPMMILFGFSPLTTIGASQVIQILAGISGTAGNMQYGSINFNLVTILTIFEVIGVQIGVRIVHAVNAQSLRRYVGVLCILVGAGLMMRALGLF
- a CDS encoding GNAT family N-acetyltransferase, whose amino-acid sequence is MKIVIREAVLSDLPRLLELYMLLEFGPAKKLSLDKARLRFLLYREYPDYRVYIAESAGVIAGTFALIIIDSLAHGGKPFGIVEDVVVSDDWQGKGIGKKMMRFAMACCKKRGCYKLALSSHLKREGAHKFYESLGFEKHGFSWYCRPNGAKERSDL
- a CDS encoding amidohydrolase family protein, translating into MVKKVIGKVKKVIDMRSRPSFLHDFYGATPGTKEYEVVKWLNRRVGSKDDEHFTRSKTVAGFVEEIRETGITAAVVVGRDTPGIRHSNDQISEITGGHKELVGIGSVGINGSATEVERAIKTLGLKGINLEPGFASTPMKADDPLLYPIYDACDQLGVPVCIMSGPTSPSLELTDPAPVGRIARAFPNLSIVCYHGFYPYVNEIIGVAFRYENVYLVPDMYIFLPGGNLYVEAANGFMKDQLMFGSSYPFRAMGQSLEDYRELGFREEVLDQVLYQNAKRVLKLEI